GAACGGCAGGAGGTTGAGCAAGTCCGCCGTCACGACGCTGGCGAGGCTATCTTCGTAGCTCGCTTCCGTATCACGGGACAGGATGTAGGCGATAAACGGCTCGCCACCCGCCTGTCCGAGCGGTGTGACGTAGTTGGCGAACGTCGCCGCGAAATACGTGACGACGAGGCGTTTGAACTCCACTTTGATGTCGAGCACTGCAAGGACGATTTGCCACGCTTTGCCCCACGCGGCCAAGCCGACGACCGTGGAGGCACAGGCGACCCAAACCCACGTGTAATCCGCTCCCTGCAGTGCGGAAATCACACGCCGCCATCCGGCGACGACGACGAGCAGATAGAGGAGGACGCCTGCAACGACGAACCCCAGCAGTAGCTTTCCGGTACTCAAGCGTTCCGAAAGCCCTTCGGACAGCGCTTCTCCGCCGTCCGGTGCCGACTCGTCTGTCACGTTAGTCGATGTAACCGAGGTCTTGCAATCGACCCTTTGCGTCGTCGCTCATATCACCCAACACGTCGTCGTCGGAGACGTCCTTCCACTCGCCGCCGACGGATTCTTCGAACTCCGAAAGTGCCGATTCGAGTTCGGCTTCTTCCTCGCTTCCTTCGCCACGGGCGTCGTGAAGTTCGTCGGGGTCGTCGTCCAAGTGGTAAAACTCGTCCGGGATGCGTTCGTTGCGGATGTATTTAGCATCCGGACGGCGAGCCGAACGCATCCGGGAGTAGAACCGTGAATCCTTGTCTAACTGAATGTTCGCGCGCTTCGCTTTCTCTTCGAGTTGTTTCAGTTCAACGACAGGGCGGTAGTACTCCACGAAGGCACAGTCGCCGTCGCCCGGCACATCCTCTGCAAAGGAACGATAATCTTGGTTGAGAAGCGACCGCGCTTCATCCAGCGGGCGAGTCGAACGCGACGCGGAGACGCCAGCGTGGTCGAGAACGGTGTGGTACAGGTCGATGAGTTCGACCTGTTCGTCGCTCACGTCGGCGTCTAGTTCCGGATGTTTGACCATCAGTGGAACGTTGATGAGCGGGTCGTAGATACAGAATTCGTGGCCGTACAGGTCGTGTTCGTCGTGGAGTTCGCCGTGGTCTGCACAGATGACGACCATCGTGTCGTCCCACTCGTCGTTCGCCTGCATCCACGCGAACAGTCGCTGAAGTTGGTCGTCGATGTGACGAATTTCGGCATCGTAGAGACCGCGAATCGCGTCCCACTCTTTGTCGCTGATGTCGCGCGCACCGCAGTTGAACTCCTTCGAGTTCTGGCACACTTTGGTCGAATCGACGTTCGGCGCGAACTGCTGTCGATACTCCTTCGGCGGATGATACGGCAGGTGGGCGTCCATCAGGTTGATGAACGAGAAGTACGGCCCGTCGGAGTTGTCGATGAACTCGATGGTCTGGTCAATGACCTGCGGCGTCTTCGAATCCGCACCCTCGCCGCTGGCGAGATATTCGTGGGCAACGTTGCCGAGACTGACGAGTTTGTCCGCGACGGTGCGGAGTTTCTCGTTGTCGTTCATCATCTTCCACGCCTTCGCCATCGGCCCGGAGAGGAAGTCACCGGGCATCACTTCGAAGAAGTTGTCTTGGTCGTCGAAGCCGTCCGTGAGATGGGTGTACGGCGTTATCCACGCATTCGAAGAGTAACAGGAGGTGTCGTATCCGGCGGCAGAAAGCGTTTCTGCGAGCGTCGTCGCACCCTCGAGATATGGGTTTTCCTGACTCGCGCCGTGTTCGCTGGGGTACATCCCAGTGAACAGCGAGGCGTGAACCGGCAGAGTCCAAGGGGCGGGAGCAACTGCTTGCTCGAAAACAGTTGCATCCTCCGCAAACCGTTCGAGGCCCGGCGTCGTCGGTTTGTCGTATCCGTAGACGGAGAGGTGGTCTTTACGCACCGTATCCATCACAACGAATACCACGTTCTTCGCCGTGGCGTCGTCGTTCGTCATACTGTCGCCTGCTACACCGTCCGGTGGGATAAATATCGTGATTCGGTGCGTGGAATCGGCCGAAAACTAAAAATACTGGCGTTAGAAGGGAGCCTGCGGCCCTTCGTCGTCGTCGTCGCCGTCGTCGCTAGTTTCGCCGGGGAAGGATGGACTCATTCCGCCACCGCCGCCACCCATTCCGGTGTCGGCGTTGACTTTCTCGATTTCCGGGATCTCTTTGACCATTCGGCTCTTGATAGCCTGAATCGTCATCGGGGAGATGCCACAACCGCTGCACGCGCCACCGAGCATGATGGTTACTTCACCGGTTTCACGGTCTAAGTGCTGGATTGCGGCACTGCCACCGTGCATCTGAATCTGCGGGAAGTTACGTCGCAGGAAGTTGCTGACCCGTTCTTCGAGGTCGTCGCCGTCTCCCTGAGTTTCGGTGCTCATATGCCCAGATATGGTTCCAGCCTCCTTAGGCCTTTCCACTGTCCACGAGTCGAATTTGACGAGCTTTGCCGATTGTTTCCGTGGATTCGCGTTATTCGCGGAAAACGTTAGTTACTCGATTGGAGTCCGAACACACGCGTCAGTTCCGACTCGATTCGCTCAACGTAGGCATTGAGGAGTTCTTCTAACTTCTCGTCGTCCACGAGTACTCCTTGTACCCGGTCAACCGGGTCGTCGGGTAGTTCGACGCGGAACTCGCCGTCTCCCTCGTAGAACGGTTCGCTCTCGTTCAACACCTGTTGGTCGATGGCGTGAATGACTTGTGAGTCGTATCTGTCGTTCATGTAGTTGAAGGCGTTTTTGTACGCTCGTTGGAGTTCGTTGAAGTAATGAACGTACTTGTCCTCGAACTTCTCGGGGTCGAACTCGGTCATGGACGAAACGTAGAGAGGGCCGGGTAAAAATGGGACTATTCGAAGCGTTCACCACACGACGACGAGACCGAGGAGGCCACCGGCAACCAAACCGACGCCGACGAACAGAACTGCATCCACGACGTGAAATGCATTGTCGGCGTTCAGATGCGCGTCTTTCGCAGTGTAGCCGATTTCGACAGCGGCATGTGCAGTGTTGGCTGGCGTAGCAGTCGTCGCCGCGAAGTAGCCGAGGAGCATGACTGCGCCGAGTCCGGTGCCGAGCAACGCGGCTGGCCCGCCGAAGCCAGCAGAGATGCCGAAAACGACGACTGCAACCGTGAGGAGTGCAGTGATTCCGGCAGTCCCGACTGCCGTACCGAGAAGTCGCCAGTCGATACCGCCAGCCGAACTGTTCGAATCCATGACAATACTACTCAACCGTTCGCCATTAGTGTATGGGTGAGTGACACGACTGGTTGGCCGCCATGAAAGGGAATATATTCGTGGCGGGACGAACTGGATACACCATAGTTGAGCGAACCGTGAAAGACGCAAATCCATGATTCGGGTGTTTACAGCACTACAACGGTGGGTCGGGAATCTCGACCGGGACTGGCAAGCAGTGCTCGTTGGCCTCTGTCTCCTGTGTCTTGTGCTAGCAGGTGGGGCGGTTCCATGGTAACACGATGAAAAGCAGAAAAAATCACCTTCTCGGCGTCCTCCTTCTCTTTGCAATCGGCCTGCTCGGACGAGCGATTTCGCTCGCCCTCCCGTCTCTCGATTATCTCATTGCGACGATTTTGGTCGGCGTCCTCGTCGGAAACACGGTCGGAAAACCGGCGTGGGCGAAAGCAGGCGTCGAGACGCACAAACTCTGGCTGGAGGCGGGAATCGTCCTCCTCGGTGCAAGCGTTGCCTTCGACCGCATTGCCGACGCCGGGACAACCCTCCTCCTACTCATTCTCGGAACGGTCGCAGTCGTCATTATCTCCGTCGAACTGCTCTCGCGCCACTGTTTCGGAATCACCGAAAAAACCGGGTCACTGCTCGCCGCCGGGTCGAGCATCTGTGGCGTGTCGGCCGTCGTCGCGGTTGCTGGTAGTATCGACGCCGACGAGAGCCAAATCGCCTACGCCGCCGGAACCGTCCTTCTGTTCGACACCGTGACGCTCATCGTCTATCCCATGTTCGGGCACGCGTTTTCCCTCCCCGACAAAGTCTTCGGCATCTGGGCAGGATTGACGATGTTCAGCACTGGCCCGGCCACTGCGGTCGGATTTTCGGTTTCGGACACGGCAGGGGAGTGGGCAGTGCTGGTTAAACTGGCCCGAAATGCGCTCATCGGCCTCGCCGCCGCCGGATACGCGCTGTACTATCTCCGAACTACGAACGATAGCGAAAGCACACACAAAACTGGCCATCTCTGGCGAACCTTTCCGAAGTTCGTTTTCGGCTTTCTGTTCCTGATGGTTCTAGCCACCGTCGGCGTCATTGATGCGAACCACGTTACGTCGCTGGAACACGCTTCGAACTGGCTGTTTATGCTCGCCTTTGCCGGGTTGGGTCTGGAGCTCCAACTCGACGAACTGCGCGAAACAGGCTTCGAACCGATTGCGGTGGTACTGGTGAGTTTCGTCGTCGTGAGTGGAAGTGTACTTGCAGTGCTCCACGTCGTTCTGTGAGCTCGAATTGACGGAACTCAAAAACCGCTTATCCCAACTGCTCGCCGACGATTTCGTCGGCGCGCTCGATAAACGCGGATTCCTTTCCTTTCGGCACCGTCGCCCCGGCAGCAACGTCGTGCCCGCCGCCGTCGCCGCCGACTGCGCGGGACGACTCTTTCATCACGACCGAAAGGTCAAGTCCCTTGCGCGTGAGTCCGGGTGTCCCTCGTCCAGAGACTTTCACCTCCGCTTCGTTTTTCTCGGCGAAGGCAAAGATTGGCGTTCCGCGGTCGATTCCCTTCGCGCCGACCGCCATTCCTGCGACGATACCGACGATGGTTTCGCGGACGCGGTCTTCGGCGTGGAACCACTGCACGTTTTCCTCCGTCGTGACACCCGTGGTCTGCACCCAACTGATGGCTTCCGAAAGATTGCGTCGGTGGTTCGTCAGCAGTGTTCGCGCGCGCTCCAGCGCATCGCCGCGGTCGCCGAGACAGACGGCGAGTCCGACATCCGCCCGTTCGTACCGCGCTGTTGCGTTGAGCAGGGTCGAAAATTCGCTCACGTCGCGGAGTTCGGTTCCCTTGGGTTCCGAAACGAGCGTGTAGGACGTGCCGACCAATCCCTCGATTTTCTTGGCTGGGACGCCCTTCCGCATCGCGCGCTTGACCAATGCGCTGGCGACGGTTTGGCGTTCCTCGTCAGTCAAATCCACCCAACGCCGCCAGTCGCCGTCTTCCATCAGGTCGATGCCGACGCCGTCGAGGAATCGAAGAACGCCGTTTTTGTTGTTCGAAATACCGGGAATGTAAACGTCAGTCGCGTATTCGAGCAGTTTCGGGAGCGGTCTGGTCTGTTTCCCGTACAGCGCGAGGTCAGTTCCGGTTTCGACGACACCGACCTCGATTCCTTCCTCGACGATTCCCATGTTTGCTCCCACGAGTTCGCCGTCCGAGATTTGCATGTCGCCGACTGCACCGACGACTGCGAGCGCAGCGAGGTCGCGGTTGTCGAGATTTCCAGCATCGGCGCTTTCGGATTCGAGTGCCCGCGCGAGGACGTAACTCGCCCCAGCACCGGAGAGTTCCGACGAGCCGTCGAGACCGAACAGTAGAGGATTGAGATGAAATTCGGTGTCCGCGTCGGCTGGCTGGTGATGGTCGGCGATGACGGGCGTAAAGTCGCCAGCGGATTCGTGTTCCGCGATGATGTCGAGTTGGCCGCTTCCGAAGTCGGTGAACAGCACCGTTTCGTACTCCGTGGCTGCGATTGACGCGATTTCCTCCGCGTCGAGTTGCTTGCTGAACACCGTTTCGAACGGAATCCCGGCGCGGGAGAGCGCGGACGACGCAATCGCGGCGCTCGTCAGCCCGTCTGCGTCGATGTGCGAAGCGAGGAGAACTTCGTCCGCGTCGCGTAATCTATCCGCACAGGCCGTCGCACGCTCGCTTAGTTCCGGAACCGGGACACTCATCGGTACATCCTTGATTCGTCTTCCCGTTTAAATCTCCGCCCTGTCGGTCGTCTCGGTGATTTGTTCGACCGCTTCGCGTGCCAGTCGGTCGAACGAGGCCGTCTGCGGGACGACATCGACACGAATCCCGTGGTCGCGGGCGGTATCGTGAGTTGGCCCGCCAATCGCGCCAACGGTCACGTCTTCGAGGTTGTTCAGCGTCTCGTCTCGAATTCCGCGCTCTTCTGCGGCCTCCAAGAAATGTTCGACCGTAAGCGACGAGGTGAACAAAGCGGCGTCGAGGTCGCCCTCTGCGGCGAGTTCCGTGGACTCTCCCGACCCTTTCGGCCGAACGAGTTCGTAAAGCACAGTTTCGTGCACCTCTGCGCCAGCGTCTTCGAGGCCGTCGAGCAACACGTCGCTTCCGTGGTTGCTTCGGGCGACTTCGACGCGTTTTCCGTCCACACGGTCTGCGAGCACCGCGACGAGGCCGCGCGAGGAGAATTTGTCAGGGACGACATCGACCTCGTAGTCGTGCTCCCGAAGGCTCGCGGCGGTTCCCTCACCAATGGCGCAGACTGTGGCGTCGCCGGGATTCCAGCCAGCTTCGTATGCCAGTTCGACGCCCGTCTTGCTCGTCAGAACGACGAAATCCGCGAGTTGGGGCTTCTTTCCTGCCGGATGAACCGCGAGCATCGGGTCGGGAACCGGGTCTGCGTCGAGTGATTCGAGGAGGGAGACTGCATCCTCCAGTCGCTCGTCGTCCGGGCGAAAAACGGCGATTTTCATTCGGCATCAGCTCCCGTCTCTTTTCGAGCCTCGGCGATGAGTTCACGAGCACCTTTGTCCGCCAGTTCTGCCGCGACTTTCTTCGCGCCGGTAACGTGCGTCTGAATCGGAACGTCGCGCTTCATCGAAACGGTTTCCGACCCGTCCTGACTGAACACTTGGACTTCGACGTGGACGTTCTCGCCCTGAATGATGGCGTGGACGCCAATCGGGGCGATACAACCGCCGTTCAGTTCGCGGAGAATCGTCCGTTCGACGGTCGTTTCGACCCGTGTCCGTGGGTGGTCGAGTACCGTGTTGATGTCCTGCGAAAGCTCGTTGTCGAGCGTCGTGACCGCCAGCGCACCCTGTCCGGGCGCGGGAACGAACTGGCTCTGTGGCAGTCGGTCGTATTCGACGTGGTGAGCGAGTCCACTTCGCTGGAGTCCTGCCTCGGCGAGGACGATTGCGTCGTACTCCGTCTCGACCTCACGTTCAAGTGCCCGCCGTTTGATTTCAGAAAGGTCGTCGAACCACTCCTCGACGCGCTTGTCGTAGGGGAACTCGTAGCTGTCTTTCTTTCCAGAATGGGCCTTTCGCTCCTTTTCTTCCTCGGTTCGCTCCTCGTGTTCGGCCTGTAGTACCGGCGCGAGCAGTTTCTCGATTCGCGTATCGACGTTTCCGCGGAGCGGTTCGACTGTGAGGTCAGGTCGGTGGTTCAGCAGTTGTGCTTTCCGGCGAAGGCTGGACGTACCGACCACCGCACCCTCGCGGAGCGCGTCGATGGGCTTTCCATCCGGCGTGACCAACACGTCGTTCGCGCTCGCGCGCTCGGGGACGCCCGCGACGATGAGTTCGCTCGGATGCTCTGTCGGCATGTCCTTCATCGAGTGAATCGCCCCATCCACGTCTTCGTCCAGCACTCGCTGGTCTAAATCCCGAACGAACGCACCCGTCTTCCCGAGTTCTGTGATGAGCGCGTCGTCCAGTTTGTCGCCCGTCGTTTTCACTTCGACCAGTTCAACCGAAAACCGGCGGTCTTCCAGCGCCGCCGTTACCTCCCCTGATTGTCGAATAGCGAGGTCAGATCCTCGTGTCGCCAATGTAATCTCCTTTCCGCGATTGCTCATATCACACTCTGCGCACCGGACGGTAAAACCATCTTCGCAACCGACCTTTTACGACGGTCAAGAGACAGGGTCTGTGCGATTCGCGCAGACCCTGTCCGTCTCCCTGTAAAAGCTCGACCAAAAGCACTCCTCGCTTCCACCGGAAGACCTCCGGTCTTCCGTGCTTCCCCTCGCTTCGCTCGCGGGAACAGTGGTCGCTCGTCGGCCCGCTCGTTCGTCGCTAGCGCTCCTCACTCGCGGAGAATTGCTAGCCCTTTGGCGGTTGTGTCACCGGCAACAGCGCGAGGTAGGTCGGCCTGTTGATTTCAGGATGCGCGGTGAGTGGGCCTGAGCCAGCGGTCGGCGAAGGCCCACGAATACCGGGGAAGAGAGGGGAATACGAGGCAAGCGTTCTGTCTCGGCTGCGAGCGGGGAGGAACGACCCGCGAGCGCGGACAGTCGTGCGCCAGCGGTCGGCACGACTGTCCGTATGCGGATAGCACCAGTTGAAACAGTAGTTAGACGGCTATCCAAAATTACATATATATAATATTATAGTTATCCATATGGTATTCGTCGCCGTATTTGTCGTCGCTCCCGTCTTTTCGGCTCTCGTGTACATGGACGCAACTCGGCGTGGGTTATCAGAACAGAAGCGTCTCCTTTGGACGTTCTCTGTCGGTATTCTGAGTTTCTGTGGATTTCTACTTCCACACCGCTTCGAAACAACCGTCAATCTCGTATATTATCAGGGCATCAAACCGGAACCTGTCGCTGTCTCACCATACGAAACGTTGGTTCTCCATCTAACCGTGGGAGTTGTGATTAGCCTTATTTCCGTCCTTCTGTACTGGGTATTCAGAGAATAGTAGCGTCAAACACGACAATATACTTTTTCACGGAACGCCGAGGTTCTGGTGGCGTTCCCGAAGATAGTACAGCGCGAGGGGAACGCTCAGTGCGAATCCAGCGACGAGGGCGAGCGAAATGTCGATGGTGAGGACGCCGACGAGAATCGCAGAAACGACTCCGAGCAATCCTGCGAGGGCGAAATTTTGACTCGACGGCTCCCAGCCCGTTTCGGCGCGGTTGATGGCGACCGTATCCTGAAACACTGCCAACGGGAGAATGACGATGAGGATGGCGAACGGAATCCCCATCGCGGCCATCGAGACGAGCAGCGCATGTTCGAGCGGGTTGTCCGGGCCGAACAGCAAATCAGGTTCCATCGAGATGGCGAACGCGACCCACGCGACGGTCACCAGCCAGAATCCGAAGACGATGGGCACCGCCGCAATCCAGTACCACCAGCGCGATTGCACCCGGTCGCCGGAAAGCTGTGGGCGTCTCATTACCACGTTGTTAGGACGGGGGGATAAAACGAATGTCGCCTGTGGAACACGGTTCCCGATTTACGCAGACACCGGAACCCGAATTTCGCGGTAGAACGCGACCGAGTACGTCGCCAT
The window above is part of the Haladaptatus cibarius D43 genome. Proteins encoded here:
- a CDS encoding sulfatase encodes the protein MTNDDATAKNVVFVVMDTVRKDHLSVYGYDKPTTPGLERFAEDATVFEQAVAPAPWTLPVHASLFTGMYPSEHGASQENPYLEGATTLAETLSAAGYDTSCYSSNAWITPYTHLTDGFDDQDNFFEVMPGDFLSGPMAKAWKMMNDNEKLRTVADKLVSLGNVAHEYLASGEGADSKTPQVIDQTIEFIDNSDGPYFSFINLMDAHLPYHPPKEYRQQFAPNVDSTKVCQNSKEFNCGARDISDKEWDAIRGLYDAEIRHIDDQLQRLFAWMQANDEWDDTMVVICADHGELHDEHDLYGHEFCIYDPLINVPLMVKHPELDADVSDEQVELIDLYHTVLDHAGVSASRSTRPLDEARSLLNQDYRSFAEDVPGDGDCAFVEYYRPVVELKQLEEKAKRANIQLDKDSRFYSRMRSARRPDAKYIRNERIPDEFYHLDDDPDELHDARGEGSEEEAELESALSEFEESVGGEWKDVSDDDVLGDMSDDAKGRLQDLGYID
- a CDS encoding iron-sulfur cluster biogenesis protein NfuA, with protein sequence MSTETQGDGDDLEERVSNFLRRNFPQIQMHGGSAAIQHLDRETGEVTIMLGGACSGCGISPMTIQAIKSRMVKEIPEIEKVNADTGMGGGGGGMSPSFPGETSDDGDDDDEGPQAPF
- a CDS encoding DUF5783 family protein, which gives rise to MTEFDPEKFEDKYVHYFNELQRAYKNAFNYMNDRYDSQVIHAIDQQVLNESEPFYEGDGEFRVELPDDPVDRVQGVLVDDEKLEELLNAYVERIESELTRVFGLQSSN
- a CDS encoding YeiH family protein; this translates as MKSRKNHLLGVLLLFAIGLLGRAISLALPSLDYLIATILVGVLVGNTVGKPAWAKAGVETHKLWLEAGIVLLGASVAFDRIADAGTTLLLLILGTVAVVIISVELLSRHCFGITEKTGSLLAAGSSICGVSAVVAVAGSIDADESQIAYAAGTVLLFDTVTLIVYPMFGHAFSLPDKVFGIWAGLTMFSTGPATAVGFSVSDTAGEWAVLVKLARNALIGLAAAGYALYYLRTTNDSESTHKTGHLWRTFPKFVFGFLFLMVLATVGVIDANHVTSLEHASNWLFMLAFAGLGLELQLDELRETGFEPIAVVLVSFVVVSGSVLAVLHVVL
- a CDS encoding single-stranded-DNA-specific exonuclease RecJ; this encodes MSVPVPELSERATACADRLRDADEVLLASHIDADGLTSAAIASSALSRAGIPFETVFSKQLDAEEIASIAATEYETVLFTDFGSGQLDIIAEHESAGDFTPVIADHHQPADADTEFHLNPLLFGLDGSSELSGAGASYVLARALESESADAGNLDNRDLAALAVVGAVGDMQISDGELVGANMGIVEEGIEVGVVETGTDLALYGKQTRPLPKLLEYATDVYIPGISNNKNGVLRFLDGVGIDLMEDGDWRRWVDLTDEERQTVASALVKRAMRKGVPAKKIEGLVGTSYTLVSEPKGTELRDVSEFSTLLNATARYERADVGLAVCLGDRGDALERARTLLTNHRRNLSEAISWVQTTGVTTEENVQWFHAEDRVRETIVGIVAGMAVGAKGIDRGTPIFAFAEKNEAEVKVSGRGTPGLTRKGLDLSVVMKESSRAVGGDGGGHDVAAGATVPKGKESAFIERADEIVGEQLG
- a CDS encoding uroporphyrinogen-III synthase, whose product is MKIAVFRPDDERLEDAVSLLESLDADPVPDPMLAVHPAGKKPQLADFVVLTSKTGVELAYEAGWNPGDATVCAIGEGTAASLREHDYEVDVVPDKFSSRGLVAVLADRVDGKRVEVARSNHGSDVLLDGLEDAGAEVHETVLYELVRPKGSGESTELAAEGDLDAALFTSSLTVEHFLEAAEERGIRDETLNNLEDVTVGAIGGPTHDTARDHGIRVDVVPQTASFDRLAREAVEQITETTDRAEI
- the hemC gene encoding hydroxymethylbilane synthase, yielding MSNRGKEITLATRGSDLAIRQSGEVTAALEDRRFSVELVEVKTTGDKLDDALITELGKTGAFVRDLDQRVLDEDVDGAIHSMKDMPTEHPSELIVAGVPERASANDVLVTPDGKPIDALREGAVVGTSSLRRKAQLLNHRPDLTVEPLRGNVDTRIEKLLAPVLQAEHEERTEEEKERKAHSGKKDSYEFPYDKRVEEWFDDLSEIKRRALEREVETEYDAIVLAEAGLQRSGLAHHVEYDRLPQSQFVPAPGQGALAVTTLDNELSQDINTVLDHPRTRVETTVERTILRELNGGCIAPIGVHAIIQGENVHVEVQVFSQDGSETVSMKRDVPIQTHVTGAKKVAAELADKGARELIAEARKETGADAE